The Thomasclavelia ramosa DSM 1402 genome includes a region encoding these proteins:
- a CDS encoding aconitate hydratase, translated as MGMNLAYKILSSKLKDGNLVPGEQIGIQIDQTLTQDSTGTMAYLQLEAMNIKHVAVEKAVAYIDHNMLQTGFENMDDHEFIRSVAKKHGIVFSKPGNGVCHQLQLENFSKPGKTLVGSDSHTPTCGAMGMIAIGAGGLDVAVAMATGKYYLQCPSVVKVNLTGKKAPWVSAKDIILYILQQLTVKGGVNKIIEYTGDGVASLSLTDRATICNMGAELGATTSVFPTDERTKEYLAQQGRVDDYIEMKADEDATYDQELDVDLSALVPMTAKPHSPDAVVPVKELEGMKVNQVVIGSCTNSSFADMMKAAKILKGRKVADHVSLVIAPGSSSILAMLSQNGALADMVQAGARILECGCGPCIGMGQAPLSKGISLRTINRNFKGRSGTNDASVYLVSPEIAALSAIKGYMSEEFEDDMYLEEVPNTPFIKNGNFFIDEYDENNEVYMGPNIKPVPRGEKITDEISGKVVLKVGDNISTDHIVPSDSKLLPYRSNVPHLAKFSFSKVDPEFYDRAIANNGGFIVGGDNYGQGSSREHAALVPNYLKIKAIFAVSFARIHRSNLINNGILPLVIEAKDQDFFNDQDSYKIVNIKDVVEHNGKVKVINETTNDSIEAELTLSPREKVMINYGGLLNAIKELGGEF; from the coding sequence ATGGGTATGAATTTAGCATACAAAATTTTAAGTAGTAAACTTAAAGATGGAAATCTTGTTCCAGGAGAACAAATTGGAATTCAAATTGATCAAACACTAACACAAGATTCAACAGGTACAATGGCTTATCTTCAACTAGAAGCAATGAATATTAAACATGTTGCAGTAGAGAAAGCAGTGGCATATATTGATCACAACATGTTACAAACAGGATTTGAAAATATGGATGATCATGAATTTATCCGCAGTGTGGCTAAAAAGCATGGGATTGTTTTTTCAAAACCAGGTAATGGAGTTTGTCATCAATTACAATTAGAAAACTTCTCAAAACCAGGAAAGACTCTAGTTGGATCAGATTCACATACACCAACTTGTGGAGCAATGGGTATGATTGCTATTGGGGCAGGGGGATTAGATGTCGCAGTAGCGATGGCAACAGGTAAATATTACTTACAATGTCCTAGTGTTGTTAAAGTTAATTTGACTGGAAAAAAAGCACCATGGGTAAGTGCAAAAGACATTATTTTATATATTCTTCAGCAATTAACGGTTAAGGGTGGCGTTAATAAGATTATTGAATATACGGGAGATGGAGTTGCTTCATTATCATTGACTGATCGTGCTACGATTTGTAATATGGGGGCTGAATTGGGAGCCACTACATCAGTTTTCCCGACCGATGAAAGAACAAAAGAATATTTAGCACAACAAGGGCGAGTAGATGATTACATTGAAATGAAAGCTGATGAAGATGCTACATATGATCAAGAATTAGATGTTGATTTAAGTGCATTAGTGCCAATGACTGCTAAGCCTCATAGTCCAGATGCGGTAGTACCAGTAAAAGAACTTGAAGGAATGAAAGTAAATCAAGTTGTGATAGGAAGTTGTACTAACTCATCTTTTGCTGACATGATGAAGGCAGCTAAGATTTTAAAAGGACGCAAAGTTGCGGATCATGTTTCTTTAGTTATTGCGCCAGGATCAAGTTCAATTCTTGCGATGCTTTCACAAAATGGAGCATTAGCTGATATGGTTCAAGCTGGAGCAAGGATTCTTGAATGTGGTTGTGGACCATGTATTGGAATGGGTCAAGCACCGCTCTCAAAAGGGATTTCATTAAGAACGATTAATCGTAATTTCAAGGGACGTTCAGGAACAAATGATGCAAGCGTATACTTAGTATCACCGGAAATTGCGGCATTGAGCGCAATTAAAGGGTACATGTCAGAAGAATTTGAAGATGATATGTATTTAGAAGAGGTGCCAAATACCCCATTTATTAAAAATGGAAATTTCTTCATTGATGAATATGACGAAAATAATGAAGTATATATGGGACCTAATATTAAACCGGTTCCACGTGGAGAAAAAATTACAGATGAAATTAGTGGAAAAGTTGTTTTAAAAGTTGGTGATAATATTTCGACAGATCATATTGTTCCTTCAGATAGCAAATTATTGCCATATCGTTCAAATGTGCCACATTTAGCAAAATTTTCATTCAGTAAAGTAGATCCTGAATTCTATGATCGTGCAATTGCTAATAATGGGGGATTCATCGTTGGTGGTGATAATTATGGTCAAGGAAGTTCCCGTGAACATGCGGCTTTAGTACCAAACTATTTAAAGATTAAAGCAATCTTTGCAGTATCATTTGCGAGAATTCATCGTTCCAATTTAATTAATAATGGTATTTTACCTTTAGTTATTGAAGCTAAAGACCAAGATTTCTTCAATGACCAAGATAGTTATAAAATCGTTAATATCAAAGATGTTGTTGAACATAATGGTAAAGTAAAAGTAATTAATGAAACTACTAATGATTCAATCGAGGCTGAATTAACATTATCACCTCGTGAAAAAGTAATGATTAATTACGGTGGTTTATTAAATGCAATTAAAGAATTGGGAGGTGAATTTTAA
- a CDS encoding isocitrate/isopropylmalate dehydrogenase family protein, which translates to MKAVLIPGDGIGKEISKSVVDITKAMKLDIEWVEYQAGAEYAATTKEVFEPGLVDAIKEYKWALKGPTATPIGTGFRSVNVALRQQFATYANVRPIKSFKGINSRYEDIDLVMIRENTEDLYKGIEYMINPNMANGIKLITREASEKICRYAFEYAKNNRRKKVTAVHKANIMKYTDGLFLEAFRDVAKDYPDIEPQEVIVDNMCMQLVIRPETFDVLVAPNLYGDIVSDLCAGLVGGLGFAPSGNIGDEFRIYEAVHGSAPDIAGKGIANPSALLLAFALMLEALGKLDDANKLREALAAVVEEGTIVTPDIGGSASTDEFTAAIIRKLG; encoded by the coding sequence ATGAAAGCTGTTTTAATCCCTGGTGATGGAATTGGAAAAGAAATATCAAAGAGTGTCGTTGATATCACTAAAGCGATGAAGCTTGACATTGAATGGGTGGAATATCAGGCTGGTGCTGAATATGCAGCTACAACGAAAGAAGTTTTTGAACCAGGACTTGTTGATGCTATTAAAGAATATAAATGGGCTTTAAAAGGTCCGACAGCAACGCCGATTGGAACGGGATTTAGAAGTGTCAATGTTGCCTTGCGACAACAGTTTGCAACTTATGCTAATGTTCGTCCAATCAAATCATTTAAAGGAATCAATTCTCGTTATGAAGACATTGATCTGGTTATGATTCGTGAAAATACCGAAGATTTATATAAAGGGATTGAGTATATGATCAATCCAAATATGGCAAATGGAATTAAATTAATTACTCGTGAAGCGAGTGAAAAGATTTGTCGTTATGCTTTTGAATATGCTAAGAACAATAGACGTAAAAAAGTAACAGCAGTTCATAAAGCGAATATTATGAAATATACAGATGGATTATTTTTAGAAGCGTTTAGAGATGTGGCTAAAGATTATCCAGATATTGAGCCACAAGAGGTTATTGTTGATAACATGTGTATGCAATTAGTAATTCGTCCAGAAACTTTTGATGTTTTAGTTGCACCAAATTTATATGGTGATATTGTTTCTGATTTATGTGCTGGATTAGTTGGCGGTCTAGGATTTGCACCAAGTGGGAATATTGGTGATGAATTTAGAATTTATGAAGCTGTTCATGGAAGTGCACCAGATATTGCTGGTAAGGGTATCGCTAATCCGAGTGCATTATTATTAGCATTTGCATTAATGTTAGAGGCATTAGGGAAATTAGATGATGCTAATAAATTGCGTGAGGCTTTAGCAGCTGTAGTTGAA